CAGCTGATGGCATCGTTGCTCCAGGCCGGGGATGGTGATCTCCGTCGGCAGGCCCATGGTCGGTCCCGATGAGTGATCCGAACCCACAGGGGCGGGGCGGCCTCGAACGCGACGAGGTGTACGCCCGACCGCGGCAGGACCTCGTCGAATTTTCCTTCGACGAGGAGGTCGCGCGCGTCTTCCCGGACATGATTCGTCGTTCGGTCCCTGGATACGAGACCCTGAACGGGCTGCTCGGTGTGCTGGCCGAACGCTATGTCCTCGCCGGAACGAACATCTACGA
This Gammaproteobacteria bacterium DNA region includes the following protein-coding sequences:
- a CDS encoding carboxy-S-adenosyl-L-methionine synthase CmoA, which translates into the protein MSDPNPQGRGGLERDEVYARPRQDLVEFSFDEEVARVFPDMIRRSVPGYETLNGLLGVLAERYVLAGTNIY